In Triticum aestivum cultivar Chinese Spring chromosome 5B, IWGSC CS RefSeq v2.1, whole genome shotgun sequence, the following proteins share a genomic window:
- the LOC123114678 gene encoding pentatricopeptide repeat-containing protein At5g14770, mitochondrial, protein MGLTGTKRRLPFGPSVPPPTRTHSQAGGPALTHRPAVEAPPPPPPPMAPPPQPLHASFLCSLALALLRAGRLSAASHVASTLPAASPPAALLRRLIPALASSGLAAAAVRFRPVPGDPLSLNSILLSHCALRSLRPALALLRSSESVDTVSYNVVISGLAGQGRHGGLSPALLAEMCKRGVPFDAVTVNTALVALCRDGQVEAAAALAEMMVRGGGIHRLDVVGWNALIDGYCKAGDMEAALAAAQRMKTQGVGVDVVGYNTLVAGLCRAGEPDAARNMLETMKGDGVEPNVVTYTAFIAECCRTNAVDDAFSLYEEMVRMGVLPDVVTLSALVDGLCRAGRFSEAYALFREMEKIGAAPNHVTYCTLIDSLWKARRGNESHGLLGEVVSRGVVMDLVMYTSLMDWLGKQGKIDEVKDTFRCALSDNHTPNGVTYTVLIDALCRAGNVDGAEQMLLEMEDKSFRPNVVTFSSIINGLSKQGLLDKATEYMRKMKERGIDPNVVTYGTVIDGFFKCQEQESALDLYHEMLCEGVEVNKFIVDLLVNGPRKNGKMEEAEALFRDMNRRGMLLDHVNYTTLIDGLFKMGNMPAAFKVGQELTERNLLPDAVVYNVFVNCLCMLGKSKEAESILKEMQTTGLKPDQVTYNTMITAQCRDGKTAKALKLLHQKKRSSIKPNLITYSTLIAGLFEVGSVEKAKFLLNEMASSGFSPTSLTHRKVLQACSQSGRPNLILEIHEWMVNAGLSADITVYNTLLRVLCYHGMTRKATVVLQEMSGRGIAPDTITFNALILGHFKSTHVDNAFATYDEMLRHGVSPNIATFNTLLGGLESAGRIGEADKVLNEMQRRGIEPSNLTYDILVTGYGKQSNKIEAMQLYCEMVAKGFLPKVSTYNALVSDFVKVGMMSQAKELLNEMNKRGVPPTSCTYDILVCGWAKLRNGTEVRKLLKDMKDKGFSPSKGTLSSICRAFSKPGMTWEARRLLKKLYKV, encoded by the coding sequence ATGGGCTTGACGGGCACCAAGCGTAGACTTCCTTTCGGCCCTAGCGTTCCTCCTCCGACCCGCACTCACTCACAGGCCGGCGGTCCCGCACTCACTCACAGGCCGGCGGTGgaggctccccccccccccccccctcccatggCGCCACCACCCCAACCCCTCCACGCCTCATTCCTCTGCTCCCTCGCGCTCGCGCTCCTCCGCGCCGGCCGCCTCTCCGCGGCCTCCCACGTCGCCTCCACCCTCCCGGCCGCATCCCCTCCCGCggccctcctccgccgcctcaTCCCGGCCCTCGCCTCCTcgggcctcgccgccgccgccgtccgcttcCGCCCCGTCCCCGGCGATCCGCTCTCCCTCAACTCCATCCTCCTCTCCCATTGCGCCCTCCGCTCGCTCCGCCCCGCGCTGGCCCTCCTCCGCTCCTCCGAGTCCGTGGACACCGTCAGCTACAACGTCGTCATCTCGGGCCTCGCCGGGCAGGGCCGCCATGGGGGCCTCTCCCCGGCCCTGCTCGCCGAGATGTGCAAGCGCGGCGTCCCGTTCGACGCCGTCACCGTCAACACCGCGCTCGTGGCGCTCTGCAGGGATGGTCAGGTGGAGGCAGCGGCGGCGTTGGCTGAGATGATGGTGAGAGGCGGGGGAATCCACAGGTTGGATGTGGTGGGCTGGAATGCTCTCATTGATGGGTACTGTAAGGCGGGAGACATGGAGGCGGCGCTGGCAGCGGCCCAGAGGATGAAGACACAGGGGGTGGGAGTTGATGTGGTGGGGTACAATACCTTGGTTGCTGGGCTCTGCCGTGCCGGCGAGCCTGATGCTGCACGGAACATGCTGGAGACGATGAAGGGGGACGGCGTGGAGCCGAACGTGGTGACCTACACGGCGTTCATCGCTGAGTGTTGTAGGACGAATGCGGTTGATGATGCCTTCAGTCTGTACGAAGAAATGGTGAGGATGGGTGTCCTGCCGGATGTGGTCACACTCAGCGCTCTTGTTGATGGACTTTGCAGGGCCGGACGGTTCTCAGAAGCGTATGCACTTTTCAGGGAGATGGAGAAGATTGGGGCTGCGCCGAACCATGTCACCTATTGTACACTGATTGATTCACTGTGGAAGGCACGGAGGGGCAATGAGTCACACGGTCTATTGGGGGAGGTGGTCTCTAGAGGTGTGGTCATGGATTTGGTCATGTATACATCTTTAATGGACTGGTTGGGCAAGCAAGGGAAGATCGATGAAGTGAAGGACACGTTTCGTTGTGCTCTGTCGGACAATCATACTCCCAATGGTGTCACCTATACCGTACTAATCGATGCACTCTGCAGAGCTGGTAATGTTGATGGGGCAGAGCAGATGTTATTGGAAATGGAGGATAAATCTTTTCGTCCAAATGTAGTTACGTTCTCATCAATCATCAATGGTCTTAGTAAACAAGGATTGCTTGACAAGGCAACTGAATACATGAGGAAGATGAAGGAAAGGGGCATTGATCCAAATGTTGTGACCTATGGAACAGTTATCGATGGCTTCTTCAAGTGCCAGGAGCAAGAATCAGCTCTTGACTTGTACCATGAAATGCTGTGTGAGGGTGTGGAAGTTAATAAATTTATTGTTGATTTGCTGGTGAATGGTCCGAGGAAAAATGGTAAAATGGAGGAAGCTGAAGCATTGTTTAGAGATATGAATAGACGTGGTATGCTGCTAGACCATGTAAACTACACCACTTTGATAGACGGGCTCTTTAAAATGGGTAACATGCCGGCTGCTTTCAAAGTTGGTCAGGAGTTGACGGAGAGAAACTTGTTGCCTGATGCTGTTGTCTATAATGTGTTTGTCAATTGCCTTTGTATGCTTGGGAAATCTAAGGAAGCGGAATCAATTTTGAAAGAGATGCAAACTACAGGTTTAAAACCCGACCAAGTGACATATAATACTATGATCACTGCACAGTGCAGGGATGGGAAGACTGCCAAAGCTCTAAAACTCCTCCATCAAAAGAAGAGGAGTTCCATAAAGCCGAACCTCATCACATACAGTACACTTATTGCGGGTCTTTTTGAGGTTGGTTCTGTCGAGAAGGCGAAGTTTTTGTTAAATGAGATGGCTTCTTCTGGATTCTCTCCGACCTCTCTGACTCATCGAAAGGTGCTGCAAGCATGCTCCCAAAGCGGGAGACCAAACTTGATTTTGGAAATTCATGAATGGATGGTGAATGCTGGGCTTTCTGCTGATATCACTGTCTATAATACACTTCTGCGTGTTTTATGTTATCATGGAATGACAAGAAAAGCTACAGTTGTCTTGCAAGAGATGTCGGGAAGAGGAATTGCCCCAGACACAATCACATTCAATGCTCTAATTCTTGGTCATTTCAAGAGCACCCATGTAGACAATGCCTTTGCTACTTACGATGAGATGCTTCGCCATGGGGTCTCACCGAACATAGCTACATTCAACACGCTCTTGGGTGGGCTTGAGTCAGCTGGAAGAATTGGAGAAGCAGATAAGGTGCTGAATGAGATGCAGAGAAGGGGCATTGAGCCCAGCAATCTGACTTATGACATACTGGTCACGGGATAcggaaaacaaagcaacaaaatcGAAGCAATGCAGTTGTATTGTGAAATGGTGGCTAAAGGCTTTCTTCCCAAAGTAAGCACATACAATGCACTCGTAAGCGACTTTGTTAAAGTGGGAATGATGAGTCAAGCTAAAGAGTTGCTCAACGAAATGAACAAGAGGGGTGTTCCACCCACATCCTGCACTTATGATATTCTTGTGTGTGGATGGGCAAAGCTTAGAAATGGAACAGAGGTGAGAAAATTGCTCAAAGATATGAAGGACAAAGGATTTAGTCCATCGAAAGGCACTCTTAGTTCTATATGCAGAGCATTTTCAAAACCAGGAATGACCTGGGAAGCTCGgcgtttacttaaaaagctttatAAGGTTTAG